One part of the Prochlorococcus marinus str. MIT 9313 genome encodes these proteins:
- a CDS encoding translation initiation factor has translation MPRGGWQEFTDPGGFSGQSSALERPDISQANPKEQQAVRVQRTRGGKRGKTVTQITGLALTATEAKALLKRLKARAGTGGTVKDDLLELQGDQVTLVMDVLQSEGFRPKQAGG, from the coding sequence ATGCCCCGAGGTGGCTGGCAAGAATTCACAGACCCAGGTGGTTTTTCAGGGCAATCCAGCGCGCTGGAACGCCCCGATATCAGCCAAGCCAATCCCAAGGAGCAGCAAGCTGTGCGGGTGCAACGCACACGCGGAGGCAAACGTGGCAAAACAGTGACCCAGATCACTGGGCTGGCACTCACCGCGACAGAAGCCAAGGCTTTGCTCAAGCGCCTTAAGGCCCGCGCTGGCACAGGCGGAACAGTCAAAGACGATCTACTCGAGCTACAGGGCGACCAGGTGACCCTGGTGATGGACGTCCTGCAAAGCGAGGGCTTCCGTCCCAAACAAGCTGGTGGCTGA
- the trpB gene encoding tryptophan synthase subunit beta, whose translation MTSTLPSQPKDADLAVSARPSAQGRFGRYGGQYVPETLMPALAELEQAAALAWKDPAFTAELDRLLRSYVGRATPLYEAERLTAHYCRSDGGPRIWLKREDLNHTGAHKINNALGQALLALRMGKKRIIAETGAGQHGVATATVCARFGLECVVYMGAEDMRRQALNVFRMRLLGATVQPVTAGTATLKDATSEAIRDWVTNVETTHYILGSVAGPHPYPMLVRDFHAVIGQEARQQCAEAFGRLPDVLLACVGGGSNAMGLFHPFVQDRSVRMIGVEAAGDGVETGRHAATITEGRVGVLHGAMSLLLQDDEGQVQEAHSISAGLDYPGVGPEHSYLCEIGRAEYAAVSDQQALDALRLVSELEGIIPALETAHAFAWLETLCPTLAAGTEVVINCSGRGDKDVNTVAEKLGNQL comes from the coding sequence GTGACCAGCACTCTGCCCTCTCAGCCCAAAGATGCGGACCTCGCTGTGAGTGCGCGACCTTCTGCCCAGGGGCGTTTCGGCAGATATGGGGGCCAGTACGTGCCCGAAACCTTGATGCCTGCCTTGGCTGAACTGGAGCAAGCAGCTGCGCTGGCATGGAAAGATCCTGCCTTCACTGCTGAGTTGGATCGGTTGCTGCGTAGCTATGTGGGTCGGGCGACGCCGCTTTATGAGGCTGAGCGCCTCACAGCTCATTACTGCCGTTCAGACGGAGGACCCAGGATCTGGCTTAAGCGTGAGGATCTCAATCACACAGGCGCCCACAAAATCAATAACGCTTTGGGTCAGGCTCTGTTGGCGTTACGCATGGGTAAAAAGCGGATCATTGCCGAAACAGGTGCGGGTCAACACGGTGTGGCCACGGCCACGGTGTGTGCCCGTTTTGGTCTTGAGTGTGTCGTCTACATGGGGGCTGAGGACATGCGCCGTCAGGCGTTGAATGTGTTCCGCATGCGTCTGCTGGGAGCCACAGTGCAGCCTGTCACCGCAGGCACGGCCACGCTGAAGGACGCGACGAGTGAGGCGATTCGTGATTGGGTCACCAATGTGGAAACCACCCATTACATCCTTGGTTCGGTGGCTGGTCCCCATCCCTATCCGATGCTTGTTCGCGACTTTCATGCCGTGATCGGTCAGGAGGCCAGGCAGCAGTGTGCTGAGGCTTTCGGTCGCTTGCCTGATGTTCTTTTGGCGTGCGTTGGTGGTGGGTCCAATGCCATGGGTTTGTTTCATCCCTTCGTGCAGGACCGCTCTGTGCGCATGATTGGAGTGGAAGCTGCTGGTGATGGTGTTGAAACTGGTCGTCATGCGGCAACAATCACCGAAGGTCGAGTAGGCGTCTTGCATGGAGCGATGAGTTTGTTGCTTCAGGATGATGAAGGTCAGGTGCAAGAGGCGCATTCGATTAGTGCCGGCCTCGACTACCCAGGAGTGGGTCCAGAACACAGCTACCTGTGTGAGATTGGTCGGGCGGAGTATGCCGCGGTTAGCGATCAGCAGGCTTTGGATGCATTGCGCTTGGTGAGTGAACTAGAAGGAATTATTCCTGCATTAGAGACGGCCCATGCCTTTGCTTGGTTAGAGACGCTTTGCCCCACTCTTGCCGCTGGAACAGAAGTGGTAATCAATTGCTCTGGCCGCGGCGATAAGGACGTCAACACCGTGGCA
- the cysC gene encoding adenylyl-sulfate kinase, whose product MSSAPQGDTNPKGTNIVWHEASVDRQSRAQQRGHRSAILWFTGLSGSGKSTLANAVNAALFEQGLATYVLDGDNIRHSLCKDLGFSDSDREENIRRIGEVAKLFLDAGVIVLTAFVSPFRADRDKARKLVDVDDFIEIHCAADLSICEERDTKGLYAKARAGEIKDFTGISSPYEEPASPELKINTGEQSLDSCVEIVLKTLLNRKVIPAKHQPVS is encoded by the coding sequence ATGAGCTCTGCCCCGCAAGGAGACACAAACCCCAAGGGCACGAACATTGTCTGGCATGAAGCCTCCGTAGACCGTCAATCGCGAGCACAACAACGCGGCCACCGCAGTGCAATCCTCTGGTTCACTGGCCTATCCGGTTCTGGCAAAAGCACCCTTGCCAATGCAGTGAATGCGGCACTTTTTGAGCAAGGTCTTGCCACCTATGTCTTAGATGGCGACAACATTCGCCATAGCCTTTGCAAAGACCTCGGCTTCTCCGACTCAGATCGAGAGGAGAACATTCGCCGCATCGGCGAGGTCGCCAAGCTCTTCCTCGATGCCGGTGTCATCGTGCTCACCGCTTTCGTCTCCCCCTTTCGAGCCGACCGTGACAAAGCCCGCAAGCTTGTAGATGTTGATGATTTCATCGAAATCCACTGTGCAGCGGACCTAAGCATTTGCGAAGAGCGAGACACCAAAGGGCTTTATGCCAAAGCCAGGGCAGGCGAAATCAAAGATTTCACCGGTATTTCCAGCCCCTATGAAGAGCCTGCGTCACCCGAACTAAAGATCAATACCGGTGAGCAAAGCCTGGACAGTTGCGTTGAGATCGTGCTCAAGACTCTGCTGAATCGAAAGGTAATTCCCGCCAAGCATCAACCAGTGTCTTAA